The genomic interval AACTTTTCTTGCGCCTAGGGCTCGCCGACTCCTTAGCCCCTGGAAAAGTTCTCTCGGGCACCAGGAATCTTATTTCCCGGTGGCTTCCGAAGCTGGGCAGGAACCAGGGCTTTGGGGGGTAGGGTAGAGTGGGGATGCGGCGGGGGTGCTTGGCGGCGGGGGTAGATCCGCGGAAAGGCTGGCAAGCATCCGCTCCCTCGCGCAGGGCGGGCTTGTTGGCATCGAAAGGGTTTCGGCGCCATCGGGGTTGTTTGGGTTTCTCGCTCCAGGAGGATGGGGGGAGGGCACGAAGGGGGGATTTTAATTTCGTCGCTTCAAATGAAAACGATCTTTGCCAAGAAATAGCCAGGGCAGCCAGCGATGGAGAGAGGGGTCGACCAGGACCGGCTGATACAGGTATCCGGCTGTACCCCCTTACCTCACCCGGTGGCTGGGCGCCGGTGTGAATGTACTGattgttttaattaattgtttttaaagccaGGTGTCAGCGGCTGCGTGTGTGagacacaaatatatacatacacaaacacagatACCAGGCGCACACAGATTACATGTGGAGTCATACACAaggaaccgcccccccccccacacacacacactccccaccacacacacttgCAAATCAGGGACCTACAAGCACACAGACTTCCAAAGAGCCTTGGGTTATGGGTGTGGTCCCTGAGTATTGCCCAAGATTGGGTGGGGGTGGTTCGGAGGGTCAGAGAAAAGGTGAAGCAGGTCATTTCTCTCTGGCCCACCCaaattctttgctttcttctccaagGGGGTCTGGAGGAGAAATCCCAAACCTGAGCTCCTTTCCGCTGCCATAAAGGGGTGGAGCCCTAGCCCCATGGTCCTCATCCCCTCCAAACAGCCAATAAGCCCTGCCCTTGACCTCCTTGGGCTTGACCCCAGGGCTCCAGAGTGTCAAGGTTGAGGTTTCTCGGAAACTGAGGGGCCAGGCACCTGGAAGTAGGGCCTGACCCCCAGAGGCCGTTTCTGTCTCGAGGTCTCACACCAACCTGCTTGGTttagggaagagaggaggggtgATCTAAGGGACAGGGACGGGGAGGTTGGATTTGGGTGGGGTGGGACTGGTGGACGACGCCCCGCGGACACAGCAGTGAGTCTTCCTCTCACCCCGGGCCCCTTAGGAATGTAATCGAGGATGCTGGCCCTGAGGCTGCTCAACGTGGTGGCCCCCGCCTACTTCCTGTGCATCTCCCTGGTGACCTTCGCGCTGCAGCTCTTCCTTTTCCTGCCCAGCATGCGCCAGGACCCCGCCACCGCCAGGCTCTTCCCTCCCGCGCTGCTCCATGGGGCTCTCTTCCTGTTCCTCTCCACCAATGCCCTGGGCAATTACGTCCTGGTCATCCAGAACTCCCCCGACGACCTGGAGGCCTGCCAGGGCCCCTCGGCCAGGAGGGCCCTGTGCCCCCCGCCCAGCACCCACTTCTGCCGAGTGTGCGCCAGAGTCACCCTGAGGCACGACCATCACTGTTTCTTCACGGGCAACTGCATCGGCAGCAGAAACATGCGCAACTTCGTCCTGTTCTGCCTCTACACCTCCCTTGCCTGCCTCTACTCCATGGTGGCTGGCGTGGCCTACATCTCCGCGGCCCTTTCCACCTCCTTCGCCCACCCCCTGGCCTTCCTcactctccttcccacctccatCAGCCAGTTCTTCTCCGGTGAGTGGCCTTGGCCGGCAGGTTGGGCCCTACAACGAGgaccttccaccccaccccaagtttgccagacttagcaaataaaaatataggatgcccagttaaatcgTAAGGCCAGATAAACAATGCATACCTTTTCAGTATGTCCTAAATAGTGCATGGGgcatacttaaattttaaaaattctgtgatcgaggcacctgggtggctccacagGTTAAGCCGCAGGCTCTTggtttggctcgggtcatgatatcagggtggTGAGAGCAAGCCCCGCTTCCTGCTCCGCACTCAGCCTCGatgatcctctccctctgccgccgGCCCCCACCCAgagtgctctctctaaaataaataatctttttaaaaaataaaaaaaataggtaaaaattctGCTATCTCTCTGAAATTCAAGTTAACTGGGCATGCTGTATTTTTCCTGGCCGCCTCCCTCTCCGCTCCCCATCCTCATTCATCATCTCCTCCTTGCTTGCCGGGAACCATCTGCGCATAGAATTTCCTGAGGCTCCAGACGATacccctgctctgtgccaggcggGGCCGGGTGCTGACCACCCCTCCATGCAGCTTCTGAGGTACACCCGCGCTATGACCTCCCTCCGCTTGGactccagccctgcccacacaTTCCCCCAAGGATTTTTGTCCTCCAAAGTTCTTGCCAACCAACCACAGTAAGACTGACCAGGGTGCCAGGCCAGCCCCAGCAGGAAGCTAAGTCCTGCTGTCCTGCCCACTGTGTTTGTCCCCACCAGGCTGCTCTCTAGCCTGCAGACAGCTTAGAGCAGAGGGCACCCTGGTTGGAGATGCAGCCCTGTTTAATGGATCCATTTTCCCATCACAGAGCTGTGGGACTGGTGTTGGATTTGACCCTCCAGGGAGGCTCTTGCACTTGCAGGAGCCAGGCATGTGGCCCTTCCCACTGGCACTCAGCTGTGCGCgcagtggggacagggagagctcctttgttcctggccTAGAGGGACCTGGCTCCTGGTGGCAGTTCTTACCACTTTACCTGGCCTTGAAATTTACGCCTACCTCATTTCCTTCCATTCCATCCCTACCCTGGCCTTTGACGTCACCTCACTTGGTTCTTAAAGTTGGtagtgtgcatgcctgtgtgcgtgtgcacgaGTGAGATTGTTATTTCCATCTctcagatgaagacactgaggctcagatagGATTAAATGGATTGCCCAGGATCTTACCACTCCTGACCAccaccctctgcccccccaccctacTCCCCCAAGTCTTGAAACAGCCCCCAGTAGCACAAGGAATTGCAGCATGTTTTTTCATCTAGTGACCTTTCGGGGACAAAGAAAGACCTTGCAGGTACTTCCACCAAGAGCCTAAGATAGTCTTGTTGTGCCTGGGCTGGCCATTCACAAAAAAGTTGTGCTCCACTCTGGGGGAAGCCATCATTTCAGTCTTTGTTGGGGCTGCAGCCCAATCCTTTGCAGGAATAGAGCTGTTGCGCCATCAGACAGCGGAATTCAGAGGTCCGCGAAGGCCCCAGCTGTAGGGTTGCCTTAAGGTCTGATGGCTGAGTTCGGCCCAAAATTCAGAGCTCTGGGCCTTCTGGATCCTGGCATGGGCACAGGAGTCTGCTGGGCCCAAAATAACCAGGccgggggagggtgggtgggcgGGCTAGAGGGTGGAGTGTGAGCACAGGCAGGTGGAGGCATGAGGGGAGCCAGAGAGCCTGATTACACTTCTTTTCCAAGTAGCTTCATCACATCAGAATGAATGGTTCCAACGGGAGATCTTGAAATGGTTTGATCTGAGATAAGCCTGGGCTTGAGGCCTGTCCATATGTGCTAGGTTTGGGAGACAGGATAGAAAGGAAGAGGGGCCCTTGCTTTGATCTGGGGGGAGAAGAGAGCCAGTCAGCGCCTACCTTGGGGCTCAGATCTCTGTTGCAGCAGAAGGATGAGTCCCACCCCCTTTTtgctttctccccatccccacgGAGAAAAGGAGGCCAAGATTTCTAATCACCAACTCTCCCACCCCAGGCGTCTTCCTCCCCTGCTGACCTGACTCCTCGCTCCCTGCCCACATTCACACCTCACTCCTTCAGCTTCTCCTTTCCTATCTCCTCTCCCCCTGTTCTCAATCCAAACACTCGCAGACACACTCTCTCTTTTCTGCTGGGTGAAGGAGGTGGAGCTGGTGGACAGGAGGGAGCGGGAAGGCGAAAGCGTGGTCGTAGATGGAGCTGTCCCCGGCTGTGGTGCTGCCCCGAGTCAGGCCTGCCAGCGGAGGACAGCACGGCTGTGAGTGCCCGCCCGCGGGCTCAGGCCGAGGTGGGAGACTGGCCAGTCTGATTTTGGAAATAGTACTTTCTTTGGGCCTCAGGGGATTGGTATAAGTTGTgtcacctctctgagtctcattcATCTCATCTGGGAAATGGAGACGTCGCCGTCTGACCCATGTCATGGCATTTAGCTAAGGGTGCCAGTATGGCGGGTGCCACCAGAAGGCCCAGGAGAAAAGGAACtaacatttgctgagcacctattatgtgctaCCCACCATGCAGGTTTCACTTCACTCAATCCCCATAAGTCCAGGAGGTAAGTAGTCTCATATTCATTTTAAAGGCCCAGGAACCCAAGGCTCAGCAAGTTTAAACCACTTCTAAACTAGAACACTGGTGTGACTCCAACCCAAGATTTAATCTCAGGGCTGCCAGCCCCTGGAGCTGACCAGGGCACCACACGGCCTCTCTGGAGCTGCCTCTGCAGCTGCTGCTTGATGAATGAGCCActttgggagggagggagcttcTTGTCCCTCAACGTCTATTAAAGATGCTAGGTGACCATCTGTCAAAGGTGTCATAGATGCTTGGTAGGCAGGAGGGGTGGAAAGATTGGATCGTGTGACCATTTAGGCCCTTGAGgaaaattctgtgattttctaAAAGAAGCAGaactattattaaataattcagaGGAGCTGAGGCAGCCAGGCTGAGCAACTTCAAACACTTCAAGAGAAAGCAAGTACCCAGAATAGCCTTTTGTAGCTGCTGCAAGGGGCCAGGAAAAGGCCATGAGGTCTTTTCCACATGTCTTGATTTAGTGCCAGAAAAAAGCCTATGGAAAACAGCTTCCGTCAGCCCAGGCTTATCCCTGCGGCTGAGTTGCAAGGGAGGCCAGGCATTTGACAGCTCTGATGTTCTCACATCCCAGCTCGAGGGCCATCTTTGCCCGTCAGCATTCCTGGAGCCCAAAGGGCACCATGGGCCCAGGATCCTTCATCCTACACGTGGCTGCCTGAGCTAACCCGTGCTGACAAGGAAGAAGTGGGTCAGAGGGATGGAACAGCCTGTCTAagtcctgtccctctgctgcccccacgCCAGCTGAGGGGCTGCTCAACATGTTGGCTGGAGTGAGCTTTCCATCTCCTGGGCAGCTGGGATTATTTGTCTCCAACTTCGAGAGGAGCTACTGCTATCAAAGCTCCCAGGACTGATGGCGAGAGGAGGCTGCTAATGAGCAAACCTGAATCCAGCCCACGGCCTCCTGGCTGCTGAGTCCACTGGGGCTCCGACTGGACAAGTTTTAAAAGCCCAACCCTTGGGGGTCTGGAAACTGGGGATTGAGAAGACCAGGGAAGAGGTGGACCAGAGCTAGGGGATGCTGGTGGAGAAGGATATGGTTGACATTTGCAGAGGTTGAGGAGGCTGTAAGGTGGGGTCCCTGGAGTGGGTACATTCATCTCActggaagtgggtggggggcacctgggcggctcagtcatcaggtgtctgcctttggctcaggtcatggatcccaGCATCTTGAggttgagccccatatcgggctccctgctaagtggggaacctgcttctccctctccagctcccccgtgcttatgttccctctctcgctatctctctctgtcctaaataaaatcttgaaagaaaaaaaaaaaggaaagggtggTGGTGGGCTTTCCCTGCAGGGAGTGAGGGGCTGAGGAGGGTTTTTGAGTTCTCTCCTGGACCCACTGTCTTAGCTGCTGGACAAGTCAAGCTAGGTGTCTCCACCATGGCTTTCAAGCCTGCAGCCCATCCGGGACTCCAAGCcctggaaagaaggagaaaacttGATAGTCTTAAGAGTTAAATGTGAGCCCTTCTTGGATctagtctcctcatctgtgaatggccctcagcagggagcactGCACTGAGTGTGAACCACAATGCTAATCACTTTGTACACCATTTCCCTGAATTGTGCAAGGTTACTGAGATCTTATGGGATcattattattatacccattttacagatgagcaaaccgCAACTCAGAGACATTAAGAAACCTGTACAAGACCACAGAGCTGGGAGATTCAAGCTAGCATGGACTGACCATCCCAGATCTGAACAAGAATGTGAGATCTCTTGCTCAGTGGGTATTTAAGACCTATAATAGAGAGTGCTAGTTTGGAGGGGTTTGAGAGTTTCTGCCCAAGGCAGGAAGCTGGAATGATGACCTTGGGGGCCTCTTCCAGCCTTAGCAAGGCTAAGGCTGACAGAACAGCTCTGGCCAAATGCTCTAGTGGCCATGCTGTCCTCTTATTAACACTAATGACTGAATTATTCTCTAAGTCAGTGCTTTGCACTGCCCTTGGAGCTTGTGATTTATTCTTCTTGATGACTAGACCCTGTTCTCCATCATGCTGTCACTTTCGGGAGTCTTCCCAGCCAgtgctcccagctccataggaaGGTGGCATTGCGGTCAAGGCAACTGCCCAGGAGCCAGCTCCCTCTCTAGCATCCCCAGctcacccccctcaccccctgcgAAAACATCTTCTCCCTGATCCCAGAtgcaaagagaaggcagagagagacggggtcTCTGACTCCGAGGAAATGTTAGCATCCACGCACTGCCCAGgaagcttccttttcttctgccccacGTCCCCAGGTCTCCCCTCTACCCTCAGGAGCCATTGACACTAAGAAAAAGTTAGGTCAACTAGTTCATCCTTGCTCTCCCTCGATGCAGCAGCCCTGAGATTGCTACAAAATATAGCTTCAGTCTCAttaatctccctctctccctagcGGAAAGCGCCTGCATGGATTGCTTTTCAGTACGTGGCCTGGGTGTAAAGCGAGCTTGGTGTTTCCCCGCCCCCCTGCAGGAGCTGTCCTCGGTTCTGAAATGTTCGTCATCCTCATGCTCTACCTCTGGTTTGCCATCGGCCTGGCCTGCGCAGGCTTCTGCTGCCATCAGCTGCTGTTGATCCTCCGGGGGCAGACCCGTCACCAGGTGCGGAAGGGGGTGGCGGTGAGTGCCCGGCCCTGGCGCAAGAACTTACAGGAGGTCTTCGGGAAGAGGTGGCTGCTGGGCCTGCTGATCCCCATGTTCAATGTCGGAGGTGAGAGCTCCAAGCAGCGGGACAAGTAGCAGGCATTCCCatcatttctctgtgtgtgtcttgaCTCTCCCTGAACATAAGACCATGACACTCTTGTCTCTACCCATGACCCAATACAACCTTGAGCTGGCAAGATCCTAGCATCCACCCCTGGTCTGTGACCTACAGAGACCTGTGTTGCCTAACAGATCATGGCAAGAAGGAAAAATGGTCACTCCTAGGAGCCAGCCAA from Mustela erminea isolate mMusErm1 chromosome 5, mMusErm1.Pri, whole genome shotgun sequence carries:
- the ZDHHC22 gene encoding palmitoyltransferase ZDHHC22 is translated as MLALRLLNVVAPAYFLCISLVTFALQLFLFLPSMRQDPATARLFPPALLHGALFLFLSTNALGNYVLVIQNSPDDLEACQGPSARRALCPPPSTHFCRVCARVTLRHDHHCFFTGNCIGSRNMRNFVLFCLYTSLACLYSMVAGVAYISAALSTSFAHPLAFLTLLPTSISQFFSGAVLGSEMFVILMLYLWFAIGLACAGFCCHQLLLILRGQTRHQVRKGVAVSARPWRKNLQEVFGKRWLLGLLIPMFNVGGESSKQRDK